A single region of the Hoeflea prorocentri genome encodes:
- a CDS encoding FAD-dependent oxidoreductase produces the protein MSEQAKEFILSSSQQVPVVAVSDVVVIGAGPAGVAAAVSAARNGCSVTLVERYHHLGGMASGGMVLVLDDMVNEGNEIVTTGIVNEFVDRMEQQDGAVYPPREDCLTNWEMWQKWSRWGCIDFHKTGMPQPIIHAVAFDPDCWKRVSLDLVQEAGVNLRLHSWFSEALVEDGRVTGIIVQTKLGRQAIKADIVIDASGDLDVASSAGADFIMGQYIVTTVFRLMDVDTDRAEAFEYSEPEAYKKLDREARRRIGGAWGMWWLKTPLPGVVWCNCPHMPGYDGLSPEDMLGAEVEGRERMMNLLHFARENIPGFENAKMLGAAEQLGIRQTRLLKGEYVVTKKDVASRRYFADSVCRGRDYYTPYRALLPVGIDNMIVAGRHYSVDSDAQKLSREIPPCMAQGEAAGVAVSLALSGNTALRDVDPKRIQKQMRAQGADPGDIPSPNALIEDPVAV, from the coding sequence ATGTCTGAACAGGCAAAAGAATTCATCCTGTCATCAAGTCAGCAAGTCCCGGTTGTCGCCGTCTCGGACGTGGTCGTCATCGGCGCCGGTCCGGCCGGCGTCGCAGCCGCAGTCTCAGCGGCTCGCAACGGCTGTTCGGTGACGCTGGTCGAGCGATACCACCACCTCGGCGGCATGGCCTCAGGCGGCATGGTCCTAGTACTCGACGACATGGTCAATGAAGGCAACGAGATCGTCACCACTGGCATCGTCAATGAGTTTGTCGACCGCATGGAGCAGCAGGACGGCGCTGTCTATCCGCCGCGCGAGGACTGCCTGACCAATTGGGAGATGTGGCAGAAATGGTCGCGCTGGGGCTGCATCGACTTCCACAAGACCGGCATGCCGCAGCCGATCATCCACGCTGTCGCCTTCGATCCCGACTGCTGGAAGCGGGTGAGCCTTGACCTGGTGCAGGAAGCGGGCGTCAATCTGCGCCTGCACAGCTGGTTCTCCGAAGCGCTTGTCGAGGACGGCCGTGTCACCGGCATCATTGTCCAGACGAAACTCGGCCGTCAGGCCATCAAGGCAGATATAGTCATTGACGCCTCCGGCGATCTCGATGTCGCCTCCTCTGCCGGCGCCGATTTCATCATGGGCCAGTACATCGTCACCACCGTCTTCCGGCTCATGGATGTCGACACCGACCGCGCCGAAGCCTTCGAGTACAGCGAACCGGAGGCCTACAAAAAACTCGACCGCGAGGCGCGCAGAAGGATCGGCGGGGCCTGGGGCATGTGGTGGCTGAAGACACCCCTGCCCGGCGTCGTGTGGTGTAACTGCCCGCACATGCCGGGGTATGACGGGCTTTCTCCCGAAGACATGCTGGGAGCCGAGGTCGAGGGGCGCGAACGCATGATGAACCTTCTTCATTTTGCCCGCGAGAACATTCCCGGCTTTGAAAACGCCAAGATGCTGGGCGCCGCCGAACAGCTCGGCATCAGGCAGACCCGCCTGCTCAAGGGCGAATATGTGGTCACCAAGAAGGACGTCGCGAGCCGCAGATATTTCGCAGACAGCGTCTGCCGGGGCCGCGACTACTACACGCCCTACCGCGCGCTCTTGCCGGTCGGCATCGACAATATGATTGTCGCCGGACGTCACTATTCCGTCGACAGCGATGCGCAGAAGCTTTCGCGCGAAATCCCGCCATGCATGGCGCAAGGGGAAGCTGCGGGCGTTGCCGTGTCGCTGGCACTATCAGGCAACACGGCACTGCGCGACGTCGATCCGAAACGCATCCAGAAACAGATGCGGGCGCAGGGCGCGGACCCGGGCGATATTCCATCGCCCAATGCGCTGATCGAAGACCCCGTCGCGGTATGA
- a CDS encoding ABC transporter permease, with translation MTMVDKANPGSIETDEAKLAALEEERRFERRRKFEAVAIPIATVIGLLLIWQLGVRLFGVPTYIAPAPSEVADKLVNEFPVLLANFWPTLFEASLGFFAGNLAAVLIAIAFVHSKTVEKAFFPIAVFINTIPILAIAPILALIFGLGMTTKVVIAALICFFPTLVNMVRGLQSVSPQTMELARILSASKSEIFWKIRLPSSLPYLFSALKIAATTCVIGAIVGEWIGADLGLGALILESMYNYRSPMLYATVFMSSGLSVLLFAIVSIAERRIIRWHT, from the coding sequence ATGACCATGGTGGACAAGGCAAATCCCGGTAGCATCGAAACCGACGAAGCCAAACTGGCGGCACTTGAGGAAGAGCGCCGGTTCGAACGGCGCCGCAAGTTCGAAGCCGTGGCCATACCGATCGCAACCGTTATCGGCCTGTTGCTCATCTGGCAGTTAGGCGTGCGCTTGTTCGGCGTGCCGACCTATATCGCTCCGGCACCCAGCGAAGTTGCCGACAAGCTGGTCAACGAATTCCCTGTTTTACTGGCGAATTTCTGGCCGACGCTTTTTGAGGCGTCGCTGGGGTTTTTCGCCGGAAACCTCGCGGCCGTTTTGATTGCGATCGCCTTTGTGCACTCGAAAACCGTCGAGAAGGCATTTTTTCCGATCGCCGTGTTCATCAACACCATTCCCATCCTGGCGATCGCGCCAATCCTCGCCCTGATCTTCGGCCTCGGCATGACGACCAAGGTGGTGATTGCAGCCCTGATCTGCTTTTTCCCTACTCTCGTCAACATGGTCCGGGGTCTGCAGTCAGTCAGTCCGCAAACGATGGAACTGGCACGTATCCTGTCGGCCTCAAAATCCGAGATCTTCTGGAAAATCCGCCTGCCTTCCTCGCTTCCGTATCTGTTTTCCGCATTGAAGATCGCTGCGACGACCTGCGTGATCGGCGCCATCGTCGGCGAGTGGATCGGCGCGGACCTGGGTCTGGGCGCTCTGATCCTGGAGTCCATGTACAACTACCGGTCGCCCATGCTTTACGCGACGGTTTTCATGTCTTCCGGCCTTTCGGTTCTGTTGTTCGCAATCGTATCGATCGCGGAACGAAGAATAATCCGCTGGCACACTTAG
- a CDS encoding ABC transporter ATP-binding protein, with translation MPSGATVQAAAAGSPPVAASLRNASVRFGSFTAIENLTLDIEDGAFYTILGPSGCGKSTMLRLVSDLIPAATGEVSIFGKSTEEARLAREFAFVFQDATLLPWRTAIENVQLPLEMGRKRGVNIPISEKNPSELLELVGLSGREDALPHELSGGMRQRVAIARALVCKPKLLLMDEPFGALDEMTRDHLNLQLLNIWRETGVTILFVTHSIPEAVFLGQKVLMLASHPGRLREVVEIDLPYPREIKLRDTPEFTRYAAHLRELLETC, from the coding sequence ATGCCTTCTGGAGCAACAGTCCAGGCAGCGGCAGCCGGGTCTCCCCCGGTTGCCGCATCCCTGAGGAACGCCTCTGTGCGGTTCGGTTCCTTCACCGCAATCGAGAACCTCACCCTCGATATCGAAGACGGCGCCTTCTACACGATTCTCGGCCCATCCGGCTGCGGCAAATCAACAATGCTGCGCCTTGTGTCGGATCTCATTCCGGCTGCCACCGGTGAAGTCAGCATCTTTGGAAAATCGACCGAAGAGGCGCGGCTGGCACGCGAATTTGCGTTCGTGTTCCAGGACGCAACGCTGTTGCCATGGCGCACCGCCATTGAGAACGTCCAGTTGCCGCTGGAAATGGGCCGCAAACGCGGCGTCAATATCCCGATCAGTGAAAAGAACCCGTCGGAACTTCTGGAACTGGTTGGCCTGTCCGGCCGCGAAGACGCCCTGCCCCATGAACTCTCCGGCGGCATGCGCCAGCGTGTCGCCATTGCAAGAGCACTTGTCTGCAAACCGAAGCTTCTCCTCATGGACGAGCCTTTCGGTGCGCTCGATGAGATGACCCGCGACCACCTCAATCTGCAACTGCTGAACATCTGGCGGGAAACGGGCGTCACGATCCTGTTTGTCACCCACTCAATTCCCGAGGCCGTGTTTCTGGGGCAGAAAGTGCTGATGCTGGCCTCTCACCCCGGAAGGCTGCGCGAAGTGGTCGAGATCGATCTGCCCTATCCGCGCGAGATCAAACTGCGCGACACACCCGAATTTACCCGCTACGCGGCGCATCTGCGTGAGCTTCTGGAGACGTGCTGA
- a CDS encoding ABC transporter substrate-binding protein: MTIKANTNIQRRTLLKGMGVAAGAAFTGAMVSINKAAAADEFKVTMQLGWLASNGILGEVAADKLGYYKDEGLSLEIVPGGPNIDGVASVASGRANLGSISSSPSLMLARAAGIPIKCVAAGYQQHPFTYFSLTDNPVKTPKDLIGKKVATQGTARILLRALLAQNDISEDDVEVLTSGSDMAVLMTGQADVVTGWTTNVNALSVLGDKRVDLSLWDAGIQLYANPYYVTDETLAEHKDKVEAMIRVSAKGWGWVHENQEQACEFLVERYPNLDLESELKAVPLVDGYSFNAVTAKGGWGTMTRENWQAQIDAYAALDQFDGDPPKVDDMMTLSILEATAADRPKYG; this comes from the coding sequence ATGACAATCAAGGCGAACACAAACATTCAAAGGCGCACGCTCCTCAAGGGCATGGGCGTCGCCGCGGGAGCAGCTTTCACCGGCGCAATGGTGAGCATTAACAAGGCCGCCGCGGCAGATGAGTTCAAGGTCACCATGCAGCTTGGCTGGCTGGCGTCAAATGGCATTCTCGGCGAAGTGGCTGCCGACAAGCTGGGTTACTACAAGGATGAGGGCCTCAGCCTCGAGATCGTTCCAGGCGGCCCCAACATCGACGGTGTCGCGTCCGTTGCTTCCGGCCGCGCCAATCTCGGTTCGATTTCCTCCAGCCCGTCGCTGATGCTGGCGCGCGCTGCCGGCATTCCGATCAAATGCGTCGCCGCCGGCTATCAGCAGCATCCCTTCACTTATTTCTCCCTGACCGATAACCCGGTCAAAACGCCGAAGGACTTGATCGGCAAAAAGGTCGCCACACAAGGGACGGCCCGCATTTTGCTTCGCGCGCTGCTTGCCCAAAACGACATCAGCGAAGACGATGTGGAAGTCCTGACCAGCGGCAGCGACATGGCCGTGCTGATGACCGGTCAGGCGGATGTCGTCACCGGCTGGACAACCAATGTAAACGCGCTTTCCGTTCTCGGCGACAAGCGCGTCGACTTGAGCCTCTGGGATGCCGGCATCCAGCTCTATGCCAACCCCTACTACGTGACCGACGAGACGCTGGCCGAGCACAAGGACAAGGTCGAAGCCATGATCCGCGTCAGCGCAAAAGGCTGGGGCTGGGTCCATGAGAACCAGGAACAGGCCTGCGAGTTCCTCGTCGAACGCTATCCGAATCTTGATCTTGAAAGCGAACTCAAGGCTGTGCCCCTGGTCGACGGCTATTCGTTCAACGCCGTGACGGCAAAGGGCGGCTGGGGCACCATGACCCGCGAAAACTGGCAGGCGCAGATTGACGCCTATGCCGCGCTCGATCAGTTTGATGGCGACCCGCCAAAGGTCGACGACATGATGACTCTGTCGATCCTCGAGGCAACCGCCGCAGATCGGCCTAAATACGGATAA
- a CDS encoding LysR family transcriptional regulator, whose translation MHTVFLRYLDEVARQGSIRKAANILNVSSTSVNRKIINIEEALGVRLFDRSPEGVEITPAGKIVLEHCRKTLYDFDRVKAVIDDIRDLRTGHLNIQTLDSVTFGILPPVLEEFGNKYPGISLSITTEQPEAIVQSVISGETDIGISFSNDIHPDARVFAERAAPFGLIMRPDHPLAERSSVTVDEVSAYPLVRTIDARAGHSLLDQEMTSLSVHLSTHIFTNALVTAKQAILSNQVVGIYTKIGFLQEIERGELNFAKLSHKALGEYKIGLVVSAAASINPIKHLFLSVAERHLKTLKFDA comes from the coding sequence ATGCACACGGTGTTTTTGCGCTATCTGGACGAGGTGGCACGGCAGGGCTCGATCCGCAAAGCGGCAAACATTTTGAATGTGTCTTCCACATCGGTGAACCGGAAGATCATCAATATCGAGGAGGCGCTGGGCGTGCGACTGTTCGACCGTTCGCCCGAGGGGGTCGAAATTACACCGGCCGGAAAGATCGTTCTCGAGCACTGCCGCAAGACGCTCTACGACTTCGACCGCGTGAAGGCGGTTATTGACGACATCCGCGATCTGCGCACCGGGCATTTGAACATCCAAACGCTTGATTCCGTCACATTCGGTATTCTGCCGCCGGTGCTTGAGGAGTTCGGCAACAAATATCCCGGCATCTCCCTGTCGATCACCACCGAACAGCCCGAGGCTATTGTCCAGTCCGTGATATCGGGCGAGACGGATATCGGCATCAGCTTCAGCAATGATATTCACCCCGATGCCCGCGTTTTCGCCGAGCGGGCGGCGCCCTTCGGTCTGATCATGCGCCCCGACCATCCGCTGGCGGAGCGCAGCAGCGTGACCGTTGACGAGGTTTCCGCCTATCCGCTGGTGCGCACGATCGATGCGCGGGCCGGCCATTCGCTGCTCGATCAGGAGATGACATCGCTGTCTGTGCATCTGTCGACCCACATCTTCACCAATGCGCTGGTCACCGCAAAACAGGCGATCCTGTCCAATCAGGTCGTCGGCATCTACACCAAAATCGGTTTCCTGCAGGAGATCGAGCGCGGCGAGCTCAACTTCGCAAAGCTCTCACACAAGGCGCTTGGCGAATACAAGATTGGTCTGGTCGTGTCGGCGGCTGCTTCTATCAACCCGATCAAGCACCTGTTTTTGAGTGTGGCCGAGCGTCACCTCAAGACGCTTAAATTCGACGCCTGA
- a CDS encoding ABC transporter permease has protein sequence MNIHAVKAIYMFEMSRTFRTLLQSVVSPVLSTSLYFVVFGAAIGSRFAEVEGVSYGTFIVPGLIMLTVLTQSVSNASFGIYFPRFIGTIQEILSAPISSLEIVTGYVGAAATKSFIIGLIILLTANLFVPLRIDHPFWMLGFLVLTCVSFSLFGFIIGIWAKNFEQLQLVPLLVITPLVFLGGSFYSIAMLPPLWQKITLFNPVVYLISGFRWSFFGAGDVSVGLSLTMVALFLAICLGTIMWIFKTGYRIRN, from the coding sequence ATGAACATTCATGCCGTCAAAGCGATCTACATGTTCGAAATGTCACGCACCTTTCGGACCCTGCTGCAGAGTGTTGTATCGCCCGTTCTGTCGACATCGCTTTATTTCGTTGTCTTCGGCGCGGCGATCGGCTCGCGTTTTGCTGAGGTCGAGGGGGTAAGCTACGGCACCTTCATCGTGCCCGGTCTCATCATGCTGACCGTCCTGACGCAGAGTGTGTCCAACGCATCCTTCGGGATTTATTTCCCGCGCTTTATCGGCACCATTCAGGAAATCCTGTCGGCTCCGATATCGAGCCTTGAAATCGTCACCGGCTATGTCGGCGCGGCCGCGACCAAATCCTTCATTATCGGCCTGATCATCCTGCTGACGGCCAATCTCTTTGTGCCGCTGCGGATCGATCATCCGTTCTGGATGCTCGGCTTTCTTGTGCTGACCTGCGTATCTTTCAGCCTGTTCGGCTTCATCATCGGCATCTGGGCCAAGAACTTCGAGCAGCTTCAGCTCGTTCCGCTGCTGGTCATCACGCCATTGGTATTCCTTGGCGGAAGTTTCTATTCCATCGCGATGCTGCCGCCGCTCTGGCAGAAGATCACCCTTTTCAACCCGGTCGTCTATCTGATCTCCGGTTTCCGCTGGAGCTTCTTTGGTGCCGGCGATGTCAGCGTGGGTTTGAGCCTTACGATGGTCGCGCTGTTTCTGGCCATCTGTCTCGGCACCATCATGTGGATATTCAAGACCGGCTACCGCATAAGGAACTAG
- a CDS encoding ABC transporter ATP-binding protein — protein sequence MTDNPPGSDTGIICSIDGISKTYDGGFKALETVSLDIKQGEILALLGPNGAGKTTLISIICGIVNASGGSVRVGGYDVVEDYRQSRGLIGLVPQEVNLEPFETVNNTVSFSRGLFGKPKDPGYIENVLRRLSLWDKRKDQIVTLSGGMKRRVLIAKALSHEPRVLFLDEPTAGVDVELRKDMWDIVRALKADGVTIILTTHYIEEAEAIADRVGIIDKGKLLLVEEKSELMQRLGTKQIRIELDDKLDVIPDALSSYGLEIDTSGDALIYTYDPAGGRTGITSLFGDLKAAGLVLRDVRTHQSSLEEIFVDLIKGRT from the coding sequence ATGACAGATAACCCACCGGGTTCTGACACCGGGATCATTTGTTCCATCGACGGAATCTCCAAGACCTATGACGGCGGTTTCAAGGCGCTGGAAACCGTCTCCCTCGACATAAAGCAGGGTGAAATTCTCGCCCTTCTCGGCCCCAACGGAGCGGGCAAGACAACGCTGATATCGATCATCTGCGGCATCGTGAACGCCAGCGGCGGTTCAGTGCGCGTCGGCGGCTATGATGTCGTTGAAGATTACCGCCAAAGCCGGGGCCTCATCGGACTGGTGCCACAGGAGGTAAATCTCGAACCCTTCGAGACGGTCAACAACACGGTCTCATTCTCGCGCGGCCTCTTCGGAAAGCCGAAAGACCCTGGCTATATCGAGAATGTGCTGCGGCGGCTATCCCTTTGGGACAAACGCAAGGACCAGATCGTCACGCTGTCGGGCGGCATGAAGCGGCGGGTGCTTATCGCCAAGGCCCTGTCGCACGAGCCACGCGTGCTGTTCCTTGACGAACCCACCGCCGGTGTCGACGTAGAGCTGCGCAAGGATATGTGGGACATCGTCCGCGCCCTGAAAGCCGATGGTGTCACCATTATCCTGACAACTCATTATATCGAGGAAGCCGAGGCGATCGCTGATCGCGTGGGCATCATCGACAAGGGCAAGCTGCTGCTGGTGGAGGAAAAATCCGAACTGATGCAGAGGCTTGGGACAAAACAGATCCGCATCGAACTGGACGATAAGCTCGACGTGATCCCGGACGCCCTGTCGTCCTACGGCCTGGAGATCGACACCAGTGGCGACGCGCTCATATATACCTATGATCCGGCCGGCGGACGCACCGGCATCACTTCACTCTTTGGCGATCTGAAGGCCGCAGGTCTCGTTCTGCGCGACGTACGGACACATCAAAGCTCGCTGGAAGAAATCTTTGTTGATCTGATCAAGGGCCGCACATGA
- a CDS encoding formate--tetrahydrofolate ligase — protein sequence MAHKSDIEIARAANKQPIQEIGAKLAIPSESLLPYGHDKAKVSADFISSVADRPDGKLILVTAINPTPAGEGKTTTTVGLGDGLNRIGKKAAICIREASLGPCFGMKGGAAGGGYAQVVPMEDMNLHFTGDFHAITSAHNLLSAMIDNHIYWGNALDIDIRRVSWRRVMDMNDRALREIVCSLGGVANGFPREGGFDITVASEVMAILCLSNDLADLEKRLGDIIIGYRRDRSPVYCRDIKADGAMAVLLKDAMQPNLVQTLENNPAFVHGGPFANIAHGCNSVVATKTALKVADYVVTEAGFGADLGAEKFMNIKCRKAGISPDAVVIVATVRAMKMNGGVKKEDLGAEDVEAVQRGCANLGRHIENVKSFGVPAVVAINHFVTDTDAEVEAVKEYVASLGSEAILCKHWADGSAGITDLATRISEIAESGMAQFSTLYPDEMSLFEKIETIAKRIYRADEVLADKKIRDQLRQWEEAGFGHLPVCMAKTQYSFSTDPNLRGAPTGHSVPVREVRLSAGAGFIVVICGQIMTMPGLPRTPSAEAIRLNEEGHIEGLF from the coding sequence ATGGCCCACAAATCCGACATCGAAATCGCTCGCGCAGCAAACAAACAGCCCATCCAAGAGATCGGCGCCAAGCTCGCTATCCCGTCAGAAAGCCTGCTGCCCTACGGGCATGACAAGGCAAAGGTTTCAGCCGATTTCATCTCAAGCGTCGCGGACCGGCCGGACGGCAAACTGATCCTGGTGACCGCAATCAACCCGACACCGGCAGGCGAAGGCAAAACCACGACCACGGTCGGCCTTGGCGACGGCCTTAACCGTATCGGCAAGAAAGCGGCGATCTGCATCCGCGAAGCCTCGCTTGGCCCCTGCTTCGGCATGAAGGGCGGCGCAGCCGGCGGCGGTTATGCGCAGGTCGTACCGATGGAGGACATGAACCTTCACTTTACCGGCGATTTCCACGCCATCACCTCCGCCCACAATCTGCTGTCTGCGATGATCGACAACCACATCTATTGGGGCAACGCACTCGACATCGACATTCGCCGCGTGAGCTGGCGACGTGTCATGGACATGAACGACCGGGCCCTGCGCGAAATCGTCTGTTCGCTCGGCGGTGTCGCCAACGGTTTTCCGCGTGAAGGCGGCTTCGACATCACAGTAGCCTCCGAAGTCATGGCGATCCTGTGCCTGTCGAACGACCTTGCGGATCTTGAGAAACGGCTGGGCGATATCATCATCGGCTACCGCCGTGATCGCTCGCCTGTCTATTGCCGCGACATCAAGGCCGATGGGGCAATGGCCGTGCTGCTCAAGGACGCCATGCAGCCGAACCTTGTCCAGACGCTGGAAAACAATCCTGCCTTCGTGCACGGCGGCCCCTTCGCCAATATTGCCCACGGCTGCAACTCGGTCGTTGCCACAAAGACGGCTCTCAAGGTCGCCGACTATGTCGTTACCGAAGCAGGTTTTGGAGCCGATCTCGGCGCCGAGAAATTCATGAACATCAAGTGCCGCAAGGCCGGCATTTCGCCGGATGCCGTCGTCATCGTTGCCACGGTGCGGGCCATGAAGATGAATGGTGGCGTCAAGAAGGAAGACCTTGGCGCCGAAGACGTGGAAGCCGTTCAGCGCGGCTGCGCCAACCTTGGGCGCCATATCGAGAACGTCAAATCCTTCGGCGTTCCCGCGGTCGTGGCCATAAATCACTTCGTGACAGACACGGACGCTGAAGTCGAAGCCGTCAAGGAGTACGTGGCCAGCCTTGGATCCGAAGCGATCCTGTGCAAGCACTGGGCGGATGGCTCGGCCGGGATCACGGACCTTGCAACCCGCATCTCCGAGATTGCGGAGAGCGGTATGGCGCAGTTCTCAACGCTCTATCCCGACGAAATGAGCCTGTTCGAAAAAATCGAAACCATTGCCAAGCGCATCTACCGGGCTGACGAGGTGCTCGCCGACAAGAAAATCCGCGACCAGTTGCGCCAGTGGGAAGAAGCCGGCTTCGGCCATCTGCCCGTCTGCATGGCCAAGACACAGTATTCCTTCTCGACCGATCCCAACCTGCGCGGCGCGCCCACCGGCCACAGCGTGCCGGTTCGCGAAGTGCGCCTGTCCGCCGGTGCCGGGTTCATCGTGGTGATCTGCGGCCAGATCATGACGATGCCCGGCCTGCCCCGCACGCCGTCCGCCGAGGCTATCCGGCTCAATGAAGAGGGACATATCGAGGGTCTCTTCTAA
- a CDS encoding GlxA family transcriptional regulator, translating to MDILAATNIPFRVGFLLVDGFALMSYSAAVEPLRAANRLAGQDVYEISQLPVVGAQSVSSSGAIVKATTHLGERVDFDLIIVVAGSGPERFSNERVFQWLRHLARRGVIMGGVSGGPVILARSGIMGGRRMTVHWEHAEAVSEFSPSLLLERSIYVIDRDRLTCAGGMAALDMMHALITAHHGPEFARRVSDWFVHTEIRPAGGPQRSGAVERYGTTNRPILQAIELMEDHIADPLALDQIARLSGLGSRQLNRLFHDKLGRSTMGFYRDLRLDKADALLAQSSLSITQVALAAGFATSAHFSDSYRRRFGRSPSQRRTCGQPRPI from the coding sequence ATGGACATTCTTGCTGCGACAAATATACCCTTCAGGGTCGGCTTTCTTCTGGTCGACGGTTTTGCGCTGATGTCCTATTCCGCTGCGGTCGAGCCGCTGCGGGCTGCCAACAGGCTGGCCGGGCAGGATGTCTACGAGATATCGCAATTGCCGGTCGTCGGCGCGCAATCGGTCAGTTCGAGCGGGGCAATCGTCAAGGCAACAACCCATCTTGGCGAACGCGTCGATTTCGATCTGATTATCGTTGTTGCCGGGAGCGGTCCCGAGCGGTTTTCTAACGAGCGGGTTTTTCAGTGGCTCAGGCACCTGGCGCGCAGGGGTGTCATTATGGGCGGCGTTTCCGGCGGACCGGTGATCCTGGCAAGGTCTGGAATCATGGGCGGCCGCCGTATGACGGTGCACTGGGAACATGCGGAGGCGGTTAGCGAGTTCTCGCCGTCGCTGCTTCTGGAACGCAGTATTTACGTCATTGACCGGGACCGGCTGACCTGTGCGGGAGGCATGGCGGCGCTCGACATGATGCATGCGCTGATTACCGCCCACCACGGGCCCGAATTCGCCAGGCGTGTCAGCGACTGGTTCGTGCATACCGAGATCCGCCCGGCGGGCGGGCCTCAACGCTCGGGCGCTGTCGAACGATACGGAACGACCAATCGACCGATCCTTCAGGCGATCGAACTGATGGAGGATCACATTGCCGATCCACTGGCGCTTGATCAGATCGCACGGCTTTCCGGGCTCGGGTCCCGTCAGCTCAACCGGTTGTTTCACGACAAGCTGGGTCGCAGCACGATGGGGTTTTACCGTGACCTGCGACTCGACAAGGCCGACGCGCTGCTGGCGCAATCGTCGTTGAGCATTACGCAGGTCGCGCTTGCTGCCGGCTTTGCCACCTCAGCGCATTTTTCAGACAGCTACCGGCGCAGGTTCGGCCGCTCGCCGTCGCAGCGCAGGACCTGCGGTCAACCGCGCCCGATATAG
- a CDS encoding SDR family oxidoreductase: protein MDETRKAIIITGAGSGIGRSCARAFLDHGYRVGLIGRRIAPLQETADGHPDALLLPGDVTDPGQVEDIFSKAFESWGRIDVLFNNAGMGTPPRTIDETSVEDWLAVVNVNLTGTFLCARQAFRIMRSQSPQGGRIINNGSVSSYVPRPGSAPYTSTKHAVTGLTRTLSLDGRPFNIACGQIDIGNALTDMAMPMTTGVPQADGSISPEATMDVVHVASSVLHMAELPLDANVQFMTVMATTMPYIGRG from the coding sequence ATGGATGAAACCAGGAAGGCGATCATAATTACCGGCGCCGGTTCCGGCATTGGAAGGAGTTGTGCTCGCGCATTCCTTGATCACGGCTACCGGGTCGGCCTCATCGGCCGGCGCATCGCACCCCTGCAAGAGACGGCGGACGGCCATCCGGACGCTCTGCTGCTTCCCGGTGACGTCACCGACCCCGGGCAAGTCGAAGACATCTTCTCAAAAGCCTTTGAGAGCTGGGGCAGGATCGACGTGCTCTTCAACAACGCCGGAATGGGCACGCCCCCGCGCACAATTGACGAGACAAGCGTCGAGGACTGGCTGGCAGTCGTCAACGTCAATCTGACCGGCACGTTCCTGTGCGCAAGGCAGGCATTCCGCATCATGCGAAGCCAATCGCCGCAGGGCGGCCGCATCATCAACAACGGCTCCGTATCCTCCTATGTCCCGCGCCCCGGCTCGGCGCCCTATACATCTACGAAACACGCCGTGACCGGCCTGACCCGCACTCTGTCGCTGGATGGCAGGCCGTTCAACATTGCCTGCGGACAAATCGATATCGGCAATGCATTGACGGACATGGCCATGCCCATGACGACAGGCGTTCCCCAGGCCGATGGATCGATCAGCCCGGAAGCAACGATGGATGTGGTGCACGTGGCTTCATCGGTTCTTCACATGGCGGAGCTGCCGCTGGACGCAAACGTCCAGTTCATGACCGTCATGGCAACGACTATGCCCTATATCGGGCGCGGTTGA